The following coding sequences are from one Pelmatolapia mariae isolate MD_Pm_ZW linkage group LG4, Pm_UMD_F_2, whole genome shotgun sequence window:
- the metrnla gene encoding meteorin-like protein, with protein sequence MLTPMLASLLPLFLLFRISFCQYSSDQCSWKGSGLTHEGHTRDVEQVYLRCSQGSLEWLYPTGAIIVNLRPNMVSPAAARLSVCIKPSAESSGTNIYLDRNGKLRLLLPEQDQAQGKVHCFGIQEGALFIEAVPHMDISRRITAFQYELVSDRHKAGPHLLGASCQPCSDTEVLLAVCTSDFVARGSIRKVDQEEHSSVTVEISRLYRQKTQVFVSGGVRVRSWTGRIKMPLQCGVRSGEGEFLFTGAVRFGEAWMGCAPRYKDFLRLYHEAQQQGTNPCHVDTN encoded by the exons ATGCTCACCCCGATGCTGGCCTCCTTGCTGCCGCTTTTCCTTCTCTTTAGGATTTCTTTCTGCCAATACTCAAGCGACCAGTGCAGCTGGAAGGGCAG CGGCCTGACCCATGAAGGCCACACCAGGGATGTGGAGCAGGTGTACCTACGTTGCTCTCAAGGCTCTCTGGAGTGGCTTTATCCCACAGGGGCCATCATCGTCAACCTCCGACCCAACATGGTCTCTCCCGCCGCTGCTCGGCTCTCTGTCTGCATTAAACCCTCCGCCGAGTCCAGCGGCACCAACATCTACCTGGACCGCAACGGCAAGCTGAGGTTACTGCTGCCTGAGCAGGACCAGGCTCAGGGCAAGGTGCACTGCTTCGGCATTCAGGAAGGGGCGCTCTTTATTGAGGCTGTCCCCCACATGGACATCAGTCGGCGGATTACGGCGTTCCAGTACGAGCTGGTCAGCGACAGGCACAAGGCGGGTCCGCACTTGCTCGGTG CGTCCTGTCAGCCCTGCAGTGACACTGAAGTGCTTCTAGCTGTCTGCACAAGTGACTTTG TGGCACGAGGCAGCATTAGGAAGGTGGATCAGGAGGAGCACTCATCTGTCACTGTGGAGATCAGTCGCCTTTACAGACAGAAAACCCAGGTCTTTGTATCTGGGGGTGTGAGGGTACGGAGCTGGACTGGCCGTATCAAAATGCCCCTTCAGTGTGGGGTGAGGTCCGGTGAGGGGGAGTTTCTGTTCACTGGGGCCGTGAGGTTTGGGGAAGCCTGGATGGGCTGCGCCCCACGCTACAAAGACTTCCTGCGGTTGTATCATGAAGCACAGCAGCAGGGCACCAACCCCTGTCACGTGGACACTAACTGA